In Malus sylvestris chromosome 15, drMalSylv7.2, whole genome shotgun sequence, a single genomic region encodes these proteins:
- the LOC126604793 gene encoding syntaxin-112-like has protein sequence MNDLMTKSFLSYVELKKQAQKDLEADLDVETGAGKLNPSSQENLSQFFQEVGAIKADMEEITNLLHDLHCLNEEAKSTHSANILRGLRDRMESDTVAVLRKAKIIKARLEVLDQSNAINRKMSNVYKEGSTADRTRMSITGGLRVKLRDLMDNFQYLREKIVSDHKEDLKRRYYSATGDLPSDEMIEKIISGSLKVELFEGKTELDMGNKVRHEAVIDIQGSLTKLHQVFLDMAVLVEAQGEDIENIEENVANAGYCISGGTNSLHYASQMKKKKKWVYWVWAVGLIILMVCIISMFAS, from the coding sequence ATGAATGATTTGATGACCAAATCGTTCTTAAGTTATGTGGAACTGAAGAAACAGGCGCAGAAGGACCTCGAAGCGGATCTTGATGTCGAAACAGGCGCAGGCAAACTCAACCCGTCCAGCCAAGAAAACCTCTCTCAGTTCTTCCAAGAAGTCGGAGCAATCAAGGCCGACATGGAAGAGATCACCAATCTCTTGCACGATCTCCATTGCCTGAACGAAGAGGCAAAGTCCACACACAGCGCCAATATTCTGCGCGGGCTTAGAGACCGGATGGAGTCTGACACGGTTGCAGTGCTTCGGAAAGCGAAGATTATCAAGGCGAGGCTCGAAGTGCTTGATCAGTCTAATGCGATCAACAGAAAAATGTCCAATGTGTACAAGGAAGGAAGCACTGCGGATCGGACTAGAATGTCCATCACCGGTGGCTTGAGAGTCAAGTTAAGGGATCTGATGGACAATTTTCAATATCTGAGAGAGAAGATAGTTTCGGATCATAAGGAAGATCTCAAGAGAAGGTACTACAGCGCAACGGGTGATTTGCCATCCGATGAGATGATTGAAAAGATTATTTCTGGAAGCTTGAAAGTTGAGTTGTTCGAAGGGAAGACGGAACTGGATATGGGGAACAAGGTCCGACACGAGGCGGTGATTGATATCCAAGGAAGTCTGACTAAGCTTCATCAGGTGTTTCTCGACATGGCTGTTTTGGTTGAGGCACAAGGGGAAGACATTGAAAATATCGAAGAGAATGTGGCGAATGCCGGTTATTGCATCAGTGGAGGCACAAACAGTCTTCATTATGCCAgccagatgaagaagaagaagaagtgggTTTACTGGGTGTGGGCTGTGGGACTGATTATACTTATGGTTTGCATTATTTCGATGTTCGCCTCATGA
- the LOC126604795 gene encoding putative glucose-6-phosphate 1-epimerase: protein MAVASGPASKELATAGVKFAEGEEKLPKVVLTSAGGSEADAYLYGRVITSWKVPNGRDLLFVRPDAVFNKKKPISGGVPHCFPQFGPGPMQQHGFARNLDWSVIDSENVQGDPTITLELKEGECSRSMWDFSFQALYKVTLQTKSLSTELVIKNTDSKPFSYSTALHTYFRAAVQGASVNGLKGCKTLNKDPDPKNPLEGKEERDVITFPGFVDCVYLDAPNELHLDNGLGDVISIKNTNWTDAVLWNPYLTMEACYKDFVCVENAKVITSLLL from the exons ATGGCTGTTGCAAGCGGCCCCGCCAGCAAAGAGCTCGCCACTGCGGGGGTGAAATTTGCAGAGGGAGAAGAGAAATTGCCAAAGGTTGTTTTGACCAGCGCCGGCGGCAG TGAGGCAGATGCATATTTATATGGTCGTGTTATTACTTCATGGAAAGTCCCAAATGGGAGAGACCTCCTTTTTGTTCGACCTGATGCGGTGTTCAACAAGAAGAAACCAATCAG TGGAGGCGTTCCACATTGTTTTCCACAGTTTGGACCAGGCCCTATGCAGCAG CACGGATTTGCAAGAAATCTGGACTGGTCCGTCATTGATTCTGAAAATGTGCAAGGAGATCCTACCATAACTTTAGAACTAAAGGAAGGTGAATGCAGTCGCTCCATGTGGGATTTCAGCTTTCAAGCTTTGTACAAG GTCACTTTGCAAACAAAGAGCCTTTCCACTGAACTTGTAATTAAAAATACAGACAGCAAACCATTTTCATACAGCACCGCATTGCATACATACTTCCGC GCCGCTGTACAAGGGGCATCAGTTAACGGTTTGAAAGGATGCAAAACACTAAATAAAGATCCTGATCCCAAGAATCCACTGGAGGGGAAGGAAGAAAG GGATGTGATCACTTTTCCTGGATTCGTGGATTGCGTATACCTGGATGCCCCTAATGAGTTGCATCTTGATAATGGCTTAGGTGATGTAATATCTATCAAGAACACAAA TTGGACAGATGCTGTTTTGTGGAACCCATATCTGACAATGGAAGCATGCTACAAAGATTTTGTTTGTGTCGAAAATGCAAAGGTAATAACTTCCCTGTTGCTTTGA
- the LOC126604799 gene encoding ultraviolet-B receptor UVR8: protein MKGGLGSLVKGPRAVNAIIQKLQRCMSSGTAAVMSFGDGNHGALGLPTSLMGLGVDAYEPIRVPSLPPDITSVAAGHYHSLAVTSQGQLWAWGRDLEAQLGRGLPSPRDSWNEPKRVTGLDQVNVCATFASGVVSAAIGDDGSLWVWGKSKRGQLGLGNQVTGAMVPSRVEALSGEKIIKVSFGWGHALALSEDGKLFGWGYSADGRLGSITESLEPSLLESRAGLSNKEPSSSTVEAAEKLVLEGMAKENDMPIVWEPSLVRELHSVEVVDISCGFDHSLILCGDGTLLSCGSNVYGQLGREKQDLGLFPVDISFRPTSIASGLGHSLAICQVPSSNVIKGAEDIVTWGWNQSSQLGRGGSENIPLVVEGLEGEIPVSVSGGRVHSIALTSKGEVWVWGCGKNGRLGLGSSCDEAEPILLDSVEGCQVLQAVSGFDHNLVLIAE, encoded by the exons ATGAAAGGAGGACTGGGATCCCTGGTGAAGGGGCCTCGTGCGGTTAACGCGATCATTCAAAAGCTGCAGAGATGCATGAGCAGCGGAACCGCCGCAGTCATGAGCTTTGGCGACGGAAACCACGGTGCTCTGGGCCTGCCGACTTCCCTCATGGGACTCGGCGTCGACGCTTACGAACCCATCCGGGTCCCTTCTCTGCCTCCTGATATCACCAGCGTCGCCGCTGGGCACTACCACTCCCTCGCTGTCACTTCCCAAGGGCAGCTCTGGGCTTGGGGCCGAGACCTTGAAGCCCAGCTCGGCCGCGGACTGCCTTCTCCCAG AGATTCATGGAATGAACCAAAGAGAGTAACTGGGTTGGATCAAGTAAACGTTTGTGCTACATTTGCGTCCGGTGTTGTTTCTGCAGCCATTGGAGATGATGGTTCTTTGTGGGTTTGGGGAAAGTCGAAGCGTGGCCAGCTTGGTCTTGGAAATCAAGTCACCGGGGCCATGGTACCTTCCAGAGTTGAAGCACTATCAGGAGAGAAAATAATTAAG GTATCATTTGGTTGGGGGCATGCTCTTGCACTGAGTGAGGATGGAAAATTGTTTGGTTGGGGTTATTCAGCCGATGGTAGGTTAGGAAGCATTACAGAATCCTTGGAGCCGTCTCTACTGGAATCAAGGGCAGGTTTGAGTAATAAGGAACCATCAAGTTCAACTGTGGAAGCTGCGGAGAAGCTGGTTTTAGAAGGAATGGCTAAGGAGAATGACATGCCGATAGTTTGGGAACCTAGTTTAGTGAGAGAACTACATTCTGTTGAAGTTGTAGACATTTCATGTGGTTTTGATCATTCATTAATTCTTTGCG GTGATGGAACACTACTAAGTTGTGGGAGCAACGTATATGGTCAGTTGGGCAGAGAAAAACAGGATTTGGGATTGTTCCCTGTTGACATAAGCTTCCGTCCCACGTCTATAGCATCAGGGCTTGGCCATTCTTTGGCAATTTGCCAGGTTCCATCGTCGAATGTTATAAAAGGAGCCGAAGACATTGTTACATGGGGGTGGAATCAAAGTTCTCAGCTTGGAAGAGGTGGATCGGAGAATATTCCATTGGTGGTTGAAGGGTTGGAAGGGGAAATTCCTGTCTCAGTGTCAGGAGGGCGTGTGCATTCCATTGCTCTCACATCCAAGGGAGAAGTGTGGGTTTGGGGTTGTGGTAAGAATGGAAGATTAGGGTTAGGAAGCTCCTGTGATGAAGCAGAACCGATTTTGCTCGACTCTGTAGAGGGTTGTCAAGTTTTACAAGCTGTGTCTGGATTTGATCATAATCTTGTCCTGATTGCGGAGTGA
- the LOC126604798 gene encoding laccase-11-like, with translation MASSCLRNRFLCAFVFVFCGFLGLITSPAEAAIKKYQFDVQVKNVSRLCHAKPIVTVNGRFPGPTIYVREGDRLQIHVTNHAQYNMSIHWHGLKQYRNGWADGPAYVTQCPIQTGSSYTYGFNVTGQRGTLWWHAHILWLRATVYGAIVIVPKQGTPFPFPQPYRETEIILGEWWNVDVETFVNKANSLGLPPNSSDAHTINGKPGPLFPCSEKHTFTMVVEQGKTYLLRIINAALNDELFFGIAGHNLTVVEVDAVYTKPFTTQAILIAPGQTTNVLVKANQASGRYFMAARPFMDAPVPVDNKIATGILQYRGIPNTVLPSLPQLPNPNDTSFALRYNNNLRSLNAPNFPANVPLKVDRKLFYTIGFGKESCPSCLNGTRFVASLNNISFEMPQVGLLQAHYFNLKGVFKTDFPDRPSTPFNYTGAPLTSSLGTSTGTRLSKIAFNSTVELVLQDTNLLTVESHPFHLHGYNFFVVGTGIGNFDPAKDPAKYNLVDPVERNTVGVPTGGWTAIRFRADNPGVWFMHCHLELHTGWGLKTAFVVEDGPGSDQSVLPPPKDLPPC, from the exons ATGGCTAGCAGCTGCCTCCGGAACAGATTTTTGTGTGCGTTCGTGTTTGTTTTCTGCGgatttcttggtttaatcacttcTCCAGCTGAAGCTGCTATAAAGAAATACCAGTTTGAT GTTCAAGTAAAGAATGTGAGCAGATTGTGCCATGCAAAACCGATTGTTACTGTAAATGGAAGGTTTCCAGGGCCTACGATCTATGTCCGGGAAGGTGATAGACTTCAAATCCATGTTACAAACCATGCTCAATACAACATGTCAATTCACTG GCATGGATTGAAGCAGTACCGAAATGGTTGGGCAGATGGACCGGCTTATGTGACGCAATGTCCAATCCAGACCGGAAGTAGCTACACTTACGGCTTCAATGTGACAGGGCAAAGAGGAACTTTGTGGTGGCATGCACATATTCTTTGGCTAAGGGCTACTGTCTATGGAGCAATTGTGATCGTGCCTAAACAAGGAACTCCATTCCCATTCCCACAGCCGTATAGGGAAACTGAGATTATACTTGGAGAATGGTGGAATGTGGATGTGGAAACCTTTGTCAACAAAGCAAACAGCCTGGGATTGCCACCAAACTCCTCAGATGCTCACACCATCAATGGCAAGCCAGGGCCATTGTTTCCTTGCTCCGAGAAAC aTACTTTTACAATGGTGGTTGAGCAAGGGAAGACCTATCTCCTTCGAATCATCAACGCCGCTCTCAACGACGAACTTTTCTTCGGCATTGCTGGACACAACCTGACAGTGGTGGAGGTTGATGCAGTTTATACCAAACCCTTCACTACTCAAGCCATACTAATTGCACCAGGCCAGACCACAAACGTTTTGGTCAAAGCCAATCAAGCTTCAGGCAGATACTTCATGGCTGCTAGGCCTTTCATGGATGCTCCAGTTCCCGTAGACAACAAGATAGCCACTGGAATTCTCCAATACAGAGGAATTCCGAACACCGTCCTGCCAAGCCTTCCTCAATTGCCTAACCCTAACGACACGTCATTCGCTTTAAGATACAACAATAATCTCAGGAGCCTAAACGCTCCAAACTTTCCGGCCAATGTGCCTCTCAAAGTCGACCGGAAACTCTTCTACACCATTGGTTTCGGGAAAGAATCATGCCCTAGTTGCCTCAACGGAACAAGATTTGTTgcttctttgaacaacatctcTTTCGAGATGCCGCAGGTGGGGCTTCTGCAAGCACATTACTTTAATCTCAAAGGCGTGTTCAAAACCGACTTCCCCGATAGGCCATCAACTCCTTTCAACTACACTGGTGCACCACTCACCTCCAGTCTTGGCACATCAACTGGAACTAGGCTGAGCAAGATTGCTTTCAATTCGACAGTTGAGCTGGTTTTACAAGACACGAATCTCCTAACCGTGGAATCGCATCCGTTCCATCTCCACGGATACAACTTCTTTGTTGTGGGAACTGGGATTGGGAATTTTGATCCTGCCAAGGACCCTGCTAAGTATAACTTGGTTGATCCTGTTGAGAGAAATACAGTTGGAGTCCCCACAGGCGGTTGGACTGCCATTCGGTTTAGAGCTGATAATCCAG GCGTTTGGTTCATGCACtgtcatttggagcttcatacTGGCTGGGGACTGAAAACAGCATTCGTCGTAGAAGATGGACCAGGATCGGATCAATCTGTTCTGCCTCCGCCTAAGGATCTTCCGCCTTGCTGA